In one Arachis duranensis cultivar V14167 chromosome 9, aradu.V14167.gnm2.J7QH, whole genome shotgun sequence genomic region, the following are encoded:
- the LOC107466720 gene encoding probable phytol kinase 1, chloroplastic, with protein MTLTSLTLSSNHHHLLPFSSVRHCRRHHQLRTSDTTLFAPPQHWNNNNNSSSLSFVKQTITKDTSHNNVRFLCSPPPLLAVPVSLSQRVSRFVVPRGVPVDDLFYNGGATVAVLGGAYALVSAFDALTHRNILNQGLSRKLVHIMSGLLFLASWPIFSNSTEARYFAAFVPFVNLLRLLVNGLSLASDEGLIKSVTREGDPKELLRGPLYYVLMLMLCALVFWRESPIGVVSLAMMCGGDGVADILGRRFGSMKIPYNQKKSWAGSISMLVFGFLVSIGMLYYYSVAGLMQLNWESTVSRVAVVSLVATIVESLPVTKVVDDNISVPLATMAVASFTFSH; from the exons aTGACCCTCACATCCCTCACATTATCCTCTAACCACCACCATCTTCTTCCATTCTCCTCCGTGCGCCACTGCCGCCGCCACCACCAACTCCGAACCTCCGACACAACCCTCTTTGCTCCACCACAACActggaacaacaacaacaacagcagcagCCTTAGCTTTGTGAAGCAGACAATAACAAAAGACACTTCTCATAATAATGTCCGGTTTTTGtgctctcctcctcctcttcttgcTGTTCCCGTCAGCTTGAGTCAAAGGGTATCCAGGTTTGTTGTGCCACGTGGCGTTCCTGTGGATGATCTTTTCTACAATGGCGGAGCCACCGTGGCTGTTCTTGGTGGCGCTTATGCTCTTGTGTCTGCTTTTGATGCTCTCACTCATAGGAACATTCTCAACCAG GGTTTGAGCAGAAAGCTGGTCCATATAATGTCCGGTTTGCTTTTTCTAGCTTCTTGGCCAATTTTCAG CAACTCCACTGAGGCTCGTTACTTTGCTGCATTTGTTCCATTTGTGAACCTTTTGAGGCTTTTGGTGAATGGTCTCTCACTGGCTTCTGATGAAGGACTGATTAAATCCGTGACTAGAGAAGGAGATCCCAA AGAATTGCTGAGGGGTCCCCTGTATTATGTTCTGATGCTGATGTTATGTGCTCTTGTTTTCTGGCGTGAGTCTCCAATTGGGGTGGTCTCGTTAGCAATGATGTGTGGAGGGGATG GTGTAGCTGATATCCTTGGTAGAAGATTTGGATCCATGAAAATTCCGTACAATCAGAAGAAGAGTTGGGCTGGTAGCATATCCATGCTTGTCTTTGGATTCTTGGTTTCAATAGG GATGCTGTACTATTATTCAGTAGCAGGACTAATGCAGTTAAATTGGGAGAGCACAGTGTCAAGAGTTGCTGTTGTTTCATTAGTGGCAACAATTGTAGAGTCCCTTCCAGTTACTAAGGTGGTAGACGACAACATATCTGTTCCACTAGCTACCATGGCAGTGGCATCTTTCACTTTCAGCCATTGA